In Pseudorasbora parva isolate DD20220531a chromosome 9, ASM2467924v1, whole genome shotgun sequence, the sequence TCATGAAAAGCACAACGGTGGCCGACCCCCTGAAAGAAATAGACTATGTTTTGAACCAACTATCTGTGGCTGGTGTCAAGATCGCCCTCCACAAAGGACAGTGGTGCCGGACCAAGGTCAACTAAGTAGGCCTGCTCATTGGATCCCAAGGCATTGAACCTCAGTCAAACCATATTCATGCCATTCAAAACATTAAgcctcctcttctccatttacactacatcattgggacccatcattcaggcacatggcctCTCCCCAGCCAACACGTGTATGTGGGGCCCACGTGGATTAAACATGGGCTACAGGGGTACAGAGTGGGCATGGGCTCAAAATGGGCATCTTATCTGGGGCCCACTTGGGTGAACTGGGCAAACCCAGCTGGGCTCCTCATGTGGGACCTAGTTGGTTGACTAATGGGAAGTGAGAACATGGGTGGAAAATGGGCTATTCAGTGGTCTAATTCATTCACAGTCAAGACAAGTGCAAACACAGTCAATTCCAAAGGTTGATTACATGGGTAGATAGCACACAAATATGCACccttgaaaaaaatgtattgttattttgacacttGAACACAATTAATGTGACTTTAATCtaatcaaaatttaaaaattCCAACACAAAAGCAATTTTATTTGgtttattttgtgatcacaGAGCAGTGCCATACATGgaccattttagcttttattatAAAAGTGTACACATTAAGTGAAATATTTTctttctcaaatgtttaattctgaattaattttttataaattttatttaGGCACAGATCCACTAATCGTAATGGCTTTAGAATAATGTTCCAAATAAGTTGGAATGTCTTCTGCAGGGTTAAgccgggcatacactgtgcgattttcgtccgatttcgagtcgaattctgactcgtgcgacTCTTTTTTGGGTCGGGCCGATTTTCAGATTTATCGTGCGTCGTTTGTCGCGAGATGTTTGTGCAGTGTACAGGGGGAAACGAGGGGCGACAAACCTCTCACGATCGGGAATCGGATGGTCGGATAAATTTCTGGCATGTCAGAAATTCTGCTCGCCCCTCGTGAGGTTATCGCACAGTTGAAGCAAAGCCACGAACTGATTGCCCTATTTCCCCTCACTGCGCCTGCGCGAAAGCAGAAGTTcaaccatttaattttttaaagcattaaggaagaaaacgaaaagagggagatctttaattatgtaggcagctatcaaatagcagaaattaagtaaactgttgtgcctccagcttgtgttgtatatatccagtgcatcttattcatttagctagttgatcattaatttagcctacttgttttactttcacattttatttttattttttttaatattaattaatatttagccTAGGCCTACTTAATCTTATGACGGAAAGTGGGAACCGTTGTCCATcttgacacaatgtcatgttgcaatgtgttctttttcttcatgaacGGGAGTCAGTGGATATCACGCAATGCGCAGTTTAAACGCAGTCTCAAACCCAGTCAATTATTCActacagaaagtgaaagtaaaatctgacaagctttcggtacatattctcagacaacgagagataaatgtaattcaacatactgataacgtagcctatttctttcttatttattttcttaatatttctattttggtccatattgtgagaaaaaaatagaagagaagtaggcccattttgtgttaaacaagttgtttttagataaaACTGCTCTGCAgtgttctgacattataatcatataattatagacctataattccttgtttaatcgggctaaatgtttttaaatagtgaggagtaatctatctattattttattatgcagtgtgtcgattatgcattattgttggggggagggggcaaattaatgtaatatcaatttaataataaaagtaggcctactctaataataataataattttatacataaattctAAATCCTCTTGATATCAATAGCTGATGCATTTACCTCTCTATAATACACCATGGTCATGGTCTtaacacattttgtatgtctccatcatcaatcacacctgattcaactcatgagctcattagtagagatttCAAAACCTGGGTGTGTCAGATATAGTGAAACGTACAAAAtctgcagggctggtggtacgcCAAGACAGGTTTGAAACCATAATCATAaccaaatttatttatttttattttttaacaatacATCCActtgtgattcttattaagTGGGCACTTAAATCTTCACCTTTTGCAGTTTGTGTCGTTTCGTCGccatctgtttttgtctgacccTACAGACCATGTCATCAAGATCAACTGGATGTGGGGCACCAAAAagctttaaatgtgaaaaagagaatttaaaaaaaaagtgacacaatggttgattattttgaatttttttcaaaGGGCTTTTGGGCGAGCGATTATGGTGGAGTGAGTGAGGAGCTGCACTGTTTTTAtctttttgtttgtgaaatcCATAAACTTTAAGTGTACAGATGTacatatataaacaatacaagTTTTGTCAAATTATGTCTGTCAGGAgctctactttttttttgtggtacTTTTGTCAAATAAAGTTGTAACTGTAATTTAGTCATTTTCAAATTATTCTAAATAACCCTTGCATGATAAAGTATAGCATGAGCTACTGGTTTCTGTTGATTAACTTTAACATTTTAGTGTAGTTtagagcagtggttttcaaacctgtcctgaaGGACCATCAGCCCTGTGTCTCCatttatcacacctgattcaactcatcagctcattagtagagactgcaagaactAAATTGGTGTGTCGAataagggagacatacaaaatttgCAGGACTGGTGGTCCTCTAGGACAGATTTGAAAAAAACTGGTTCAGAGGATTACCTGTAATGTTTGTATTACGGGGTTCACTATAAGATAACTCATACAGAAACTATGCTAGCCCATCTATATATACCTGTTGTAGCCCATAAGAGCCCTACATAAAACCTATCTGGGTCCAGTCATTAACCCATATGGGCAGACCCATGTAGGCCCCAAATGGGTGTGACCTGGGTTACCCATATCAGCCTGGTATGAGCCCATAAAGAGACCCATCATTAACCCGTATGGGCAGACCCGTGTACGCCCCAAATGGGTGCGACCTGGGTTACCCATATCGGCCTGGTATGAGTCCATCAAGAGACCCATCATCAACCCATCTGGGCTAACCCATGTAGGGCCTCCATGGAAACTGAGGACAAAATTAGCTGGGTCCCAGTTGGGTAGCCCAGGTGGGCCCCAGATATCAGCCCATGTGCAACCCCTTTGGGCCCCACATGGGTGTGTTGGCTGGGtcatatcattgctatgctgatgacacacagctttacctctcatttcaaccagatgatcccacagtagcatggatgaaaaaacatcacctgcagctcaatctagcaaagactgagctgcttgttttccctgctaatccgaccatacaacacgattttaccatccagctaggttcatcatTGATTACCccttcagggtcggtcagaaatcttggagtaatctttgatgaccagctgtccttcaaagaccacatctcaaagacagtcatgcaggtttgcgttgcacaacatcaggaaaattagaccgttccttacggagcatgcaacacagcttcttgtccaagctctagtaatttctagacttgactattgcaatgcggatctggctggacttccatcttgtgcaattaaaccgctgcaaatgatccagaacgctgcggcacgCCTTGTATTCAATGGCTCAAAATGGCTCATTtgacacctctattcatctctctgcattggctaccacttgCTGCCctgatcaaattcaaagctctgactcttgcttatggatcttccacaagctcagcacccgcatacttcgactcactcctacgagtctacacccccaccagaagccttcgctccgcaaatgagcgaaggcttgtggtaacatcacagagaggcatgaaatccctctccaggactttttctttcattgttcctggttggtggaacgatcttccatcCTCCATACGCatgacagaatcactcgcttcattcaaaagacaggtaaacactcatctcttccatgagcacttaatcatacatttaaaaaaaaatgaaaaaatctcccctctatttctcttttcttcttcccttctctggtttttgctactctgagtagtgtacaaatcttggtatttgggtcactttttgcgtttctttgcctcttcttgacggatcgcttcctgtactcctgagttgtaagtcgctttggataaaagcgtctgctaaatgcataaatgtaaatgtaaatgtactaaCGTCTCTGAGCTGCACAGTTTTCTGGGGGTATGCAATTACTCCCGACAGTTCATCGAAAACTACTCAGACATTGCTAGACCTCTAACAGCCCTGCTAAAGAAAGACTTCCCTTTTGTCTGGTCAGAAGCTCAAGAACACGCCATGACTGCACTAAAAAGACATTTATGCACAGCCCCATGCCTTGCTTACCCCGATCCACAGAAGGAATTCTACCTGGAAGCTGGGTTTTCCAACCAATGTCTCAGTGCTGGCCTATATCAACAACATGACCAGGACAAGAAGGTGGTTGCATATGCCAGCAAAACGCTTCTCCCACCTGAATGCAAATTTTCAGACTGTGAAAAAGCTCTGTTCTGCACAGTGTGGGCCATTCAGCGATTCTCTAACTACATTGGGGCAAAGAAAGTTATCATAGAGACCTGCCACCAGCCCGTAGGTGACCAGCGTGGTCACCAATTCACGCATAGCCACGTGGTTGATGGCCCTCCAGGGACGCAAAATTGAGGCACATTATGCACAGAATCACAAGTCTGCTCTAGGCAATGGCCTGGCTGCATGCCAAAACTGCTCTGATAACATGCCTGCTGCTGCAGTGAATGCACAAGAACCCCAACAACAACATCTGACCTGTCAAAGATACTTTGAACCAAATGCGTGCCAAGGCATGCCCACGGCCTACGTCGATGGGTGCTTCTACAACCACGACGGCATCCTCAAGGCAGGTGCAGGAGTACTGTGGGTAAACGATCAGCTGTGCCCCACACAACACTTTAAGTTGGGCCCCCAGTCATCGCAATATGCAAAGATAGCAGCCATTCTCATAGCCCTTCAGATCGCATCAGCTCATGACATTAGGGAATTGCTCATCTGCTCCGACTCTAACTATGCCAGACTCAGTTCCATGTGCCACCTTCCAAGCTGGAAAGAAAATGGTTTCAAGACCGCTAACAACAAGCCAGTCAAACACCAACACCAGTTCCAGGAATGTGACAACATCACGACAACACATGACCTAACAGTCTACTGGAAGAAGGTAAAAGGCCACTCTAAGCTACCAGGTCGTGACAACGACTTAAATGACCAATCTGACGCCCTTGCCTAGACTGGCGTACtacacggcgacatgtgggcacccccaAACCCCACATCCAACCTCAATGTTGCAGTGCTAACCCGTAGCAAGCGATCGCCACTGGCTACAATGCCAGCCTCGCAGCCGCTAACGCTAACTCTGCAGATTTCCAACAACTACATTGCGGATATGCAAgcctctgacactgcaataaagacaattcttgaccacctctctgacccctccaaccaccgtatcactgactctgagctcacTGATGACTCATGCCTCAGACATCTACAtaactccaaacacatgatgCGTGTACAggacaacattctctggttTGCACCTGATAGCAGCACAGCGCCACGACTTATGgtgccacggtcgcaaagggggTCATGCTAATGTACACGCACGcatgtgctggacaccacggcaccagagccacaTATGACACACTAAAACAGGTGGCATATTGGCCTGGGATGCAACAAGATGTGGCAGAGTATATCAGAGAATTCCTGGTTTGCTGCCAGTTCCAACCACCATacccgaaccacagagccccactgcagCGCAGATGGATCATGTTCCCGTGGTCAGACCTACAAATTGACTGGGTAGgacccctgcccaggtccacaaaaggcaaCAAGTACTTTCTCACggtggtgtgccagtttaccaagtgggtaGAGTGTCTgccagcacccaacgacactGCCCAGATCACGGCATACCTCCTGATGAACCACATCTTCTCCCTGTTCGGTTTAACACTGAGAgtcaactcagacagaggcattCACTTCCCTCCCCCTCGTTCTGATGGCTCTCGGAGCTACCAACATGATCGACACGAGTGTCCCCTTTCTTAATCATGACTGGAAGGCAGATGACTCTGCCACGTCACTTGCTGTACCAACCCGGAGACACCAACCTTGTCACCGCTTACACCACATTCCAGTACCTCGATGAGCTCCATAGACTTTTAAAACCAGCCTTCGCTTTTGCCTCAGGCATTGTACTGAGAGACCAACCGGGACTCCTGATCACAAATTGCTGGACGCAAACCCAGAAAGTGTACGTTCGACTCGACCCCCGCAACATCTACAAGAGCACACTACCctgcagccatattgcgccaaaacgctcaccacacaccagcttatggtggagaggagacagagtgatgaagccaatctggatatggggattattaggaggccatgatggacaagGGCCATTGgacaaatttggccaggatgccggggctacagccctactctttatcgaaggacatcctgggatttttaatgaccacagagagtcgggatctcggtttaacgtctcatccgaaggacggtgctctttgacagcaTAGTGTCCCCATccctatactggggtgttaggacccacacagaccacagggtgagcaccccctgctggcctcactaacacctctaccagcagctacctggttttccccaGCTGGTTCCCCATTTTGTTGTTTTGAGGTCCACATGAGTGATCCTTAGGAGGACACCTGAGGgagttggaaaaaaaatatcttaacgGTAAAGTCTAAAAACAACCaagttattttaataatattcagCTTAGCTCTGAACTGGGAGGACAAGAATTTGTTTGGACCCTATGGAGACGAGTTTTCAAAATACCTGGTCTATTGAAAGTGCAGGCACACTCAGACACACCAGTAGTACGAGTCGTCCTGGGGACCAATGTGCGCTCAGTGTAgatctgtattttaaaaaacaaaaacaaaaaaacacaatgtgAATGATCAGGTTAATAAAGACAAATTAATGAGAGAATAATTAAACTTTTAGTTTATATAACGTTACTGTAGCACAGCTTTGAAATTATGAATAAACACTATCTATTCAAAACTTTCCATAAAGCAatctaaaatacaattataatcCTTTAACATTTCATattgaaaaaaatgtgtgtgctgCAGCTGCCCTTTGTAACATTAACGTTAATAAGAATTCTCAGATGCCTTCAGTTACAGTAAGGTTAAAGATGGAGAGTCGAGTAATAAATCTTACAATGCAACAGAAGTCATATGCACGTCTTCCAAACACATTTTGAGCAGTTCGATTTAACTGCAATGATTTAACTGCAACGTTAACtgttatgatttatttttattaatatcgTTAGCCAATATTGACAAACGTAATGTAAAGGAGAACTGACaacagagaaagaaagaacaacGATCATCAAAAACAAATTAAGCGCACTCATCATAAAGTTCTTCTGAATTATTGCCCACGTCATGCTGTATCTTCTTTCATGAATATTTTCCTCCAGCCATTTGCAGAAACACTCCCGCATTAAAAAGTTGATGTACGCTTGAATTAAAAAATTAAGCACCAACAAGGGTGTGGTTAAGTGCaagatcattttttttctttttttttaaacatgctacaaatatatatttcaaaatgtgtgttttattgaaatataacaaatCAATGAACAGAACGGTCCACTAacacaaatgttttttgttctgtttgCGCAAGGTATTACATACATGAGAGGATGCTTACTCCTGTTAAAGAAACTTCACagtaatgggtcctgcacactgtgcgatttttcaaaatcctttgtgaatgtcccttgtcagactgtacgaacatgatcccagatgtaagccatgtcacactggctcagttgtcattaatgtcagactgcacgatagttaaggcgcgctaaaaacggacgcgcgcaagaaaactcacccggagcttTATATCATCGTGTTgtgtgacagtgagctgcattacacgcgggactgaaatgctggctacaaataaatttctagctcttgttttggtcatagtttgtcttgaaaaaccgagatatttgactgttgtcgtaggagaagtcacactgcaggattctgtgccaaatcttctgacactttaatttttataatcataaccatactttcacccaaaatgaataattaaaacaagtttaaaggtaggctaaatcttctacagatattttttattctctgTTTTCTTTAAAGACATACTCCAGTTACtgttaaaacacaccacacttgcttcttgtgtgcattttgagcgcttttTGTGTgacattatatttattttgtccatcaaaagtgtgctttcactttacaccgtgactgcagctgctgGAGCCTATAGAAAAGAAAGTTTCTAAGTTCATATTTTCTGGCTGgctcagtcttatgcacaccccttcaagtaaagtgttaccaaacaaTCTCTATGACATTATATGTGTAGCGTCTGGAGTCTCTTTCACCaggatcaaagatgagtcaatTCTGACGTTTGTGATGGATAGCTTTTAGTCGCATATAAATTAGGGGCCCGATGCCGATGAGTCTGGGGGAGTTGACATCTTTAAAGGTTTTGTGACACAGCTGAAGTAGAACATGCAACATCTTTGGAGGTCTCTGACCACTTTAATCAGATTCTAATCTGGTTCCATGACCCTCTCTCTCAGACAGCGAGGGACATGAGTCTTTCCAATACAcatacacttacacacacagacacaaacacatactTTCCTTATGCAGCCTTCAATTCAACTATTCCAGAATGTATATGATATATCCCTGTGTGTATGGATGCTCCCTATGTCATGcaatgttcattttaaatgcttgtattgctgtgtaaaaaaaaaatatctgctttaatatctcccagccataacgtgtttgatatctaaatattcctctCTCTTTGTCCTAATCAATGATGCACAGAATAggattatgaaatgtatcattagtACGTTTAGCGAACTTGGGAGTAAAACGGTATTAACTCAACACCCTTTACGACATCTGATAAAACATGCAAAGTGGGCCGTAAACATAGACAAAGAGAATCTTtcccgctcagaattcaccctctgAAATGGTCAAGCTAACCCAGGAGAGGTGtggattaattgtcttaaaagaaAGTATGAAACTTTTCTTTGGGCTCTTCTCTACTCATCCTTGGACCTTTCCTCCCGTCCTCTGAACCCAGCTCGCCCCTCGCCATGCGGCTTCGGCCCTTGCTTGGCGGTGCAGTCACGTTGGTTGTTTCCATTGAAGTCGGCGCGCTCCGCTACTCAGTTTTCGGACAAAGGCGGGCAGGCACTGAGCACCATCTCAACAGTCAAGGAACTTCCACAACTTCCTCTCCTTTTTGGCAACATTCACTCTCAAACTACCTTCAAACTTCCCGCGGAATGGAGACACGATCACTTGAGagaactgagagagagagtgctcCAGCTCACAGAACACTCTGAAAGGACTCACACGCATTTGTTTATACTCAACACAAAGCAACCCATGCAAGTATAAATTCCATCAAAATTTAGATGCGTTTTAAGACTAGTAACCCTGTTTAAGGTGATATTGTTCTTTGCTGGCCTCTGTAGTAATTTTTGCGAAATAACGCCATTCTGTACCCTCTCCTTTCTctcctttctctttttcttttcgtCATTACTCTGTCTATAcgtgtattatttatttagttgtatgtagtataaattattaaaaccaCTGTATCCATGTTTAATTGTCATTGTTGCTGCTCACAAAACATAAGTCACTTTAATGTTCAGACCTATAGCTCTCATAAGTATCTTTGAATACTTTAACTAATATCCCAATAGCTCGGAAAGTTTGTTCTTTGTGGCCAGAAGAGTAACCTTCCCGAAGATTTAGTAGGAAGAATAAAAACTTTGAGAGTTTATAAGAGATTGTACTGATCGTTCTTTAAAACGAACTGATCAGATGAGTTTTGATCAGATGAGTTTATATATAATTCCTCATTaagctaatttaatttattattatatgtagcCCAGTCCTACATATGTaaagtttgtgtgtttacaCTATATTTTTAGTACTACAGGCAAACTACTTTGCTTTTAAGCACAGACAATGTCCTTGCCAAGCAACCTTTTAATGGAGACAGATAATAtacaacaataacaataataataataataataataataataataataataaattgtatCTATAATGCAATTTTCATTCTGAAGAATCTTAAAGTaatggaaaagggaaaaataacaatatgaataaaaagtaaaaatttgtgGAAACCAGATGTGGAAAAGACGGTTGTGGAAATGACATTTTTCCCCCTTTCCCTTTAATATCTCATGTTTGACTAGCCAGTTAGTGTTCGTTTTAGAGTTAGCATATAATCTCAAATATCACCTGATGAAATTGTAAAAATTCAGAAAAGTTTCCGTCAGAATTAATTATGAGCAGTTCAGAAATAATATACAATAAACATACGTATTTCTCATATTTCTTGATATATCTCCAATTTATTAACCTCTGCTGGGACCATTCTTTCATTCAGCCATGTGGTTTCCTCTGGAGTGTCAGTTACTTTGGTTACTGAGTACACAAATCTGGAACACTGAACCTGGGATTGCATTTAATGCAGAGGTGTGGAAATGACAGTGAACCCAAGGGACAAGTGTTcaacatgtttaaaatatatcaaattgaaagaaaaaaaaaaaaaaaaaaaaaaaaatatatatatatatatatatatatatatatatatatatatatatatatatatatatatatatatatatatatatatatatatatacaggtccttctaaaaaaaattgcatattgtgataaagttcattattttccataatgtaattatgaaaattaaactttcatatattttaggttcattgcacaccaactgaaatatttcaggtcttttattgttttaatactgatgatttttgcacacagctcatgaaaaccaaaaaattagcataccatgaaaaggttctctaaacgagctattaacctaatcatctgaatcaactaattaactctaaacaactgcaaaagattcctgaggcttttaaaaactcccagcctggttcattactcaaaaccgcaatcatgggtaagactggtGACCCGACCTTGtacagaaggccatcattgacactctcaagcgagagggtaagacacagaaagagatttctgaacgaataggctgttcccagagtgctgtatcaaggcacctcagtgggaagtctataggaaggaaaaagtgtggcaaaagcgctgcacaacgagaagaggtgaccagaccctgaggaagattgtggagaaggaccgattccagaccttgggggacctgcggaagcggtggactgagtctggagtagaaacatccagagccaccgtgcacaggcgtgtgcaggaaatgggctacaggtgccgcattccccaggtcaaaccacttttgaaccagaaacagtgGCAGACGCacctgacctgggctacagagaagcagcactggactgttgctcaaattttgcatgtcattcggaaatcaaggtgccagagtctggaggaagactggggagaaggaaatgccaaaatgcctgaagtccagtgtcaagtacccacagtcagtgatggtatGGGGTGCCATGCCAGCTGCTGGTGTttgtccactgtgttttatcaagggcagggtcaatgcagctagctatcaggagattgtggagcacttcatgcttccatctgctgaaaagctttatggagatgaagatttcgtttttcagcacgacctggcacctgctcacagtgccaaaaccactggtaaatggtttactgaccatggtattactgtgctcaattggcctgccaactctcctgacctgaaccccatagagaatctgtgggatattgtgaagagaaagttgagagacgcaagacccaacactctggatgagcttaaggccgctatcgaagcatcctgggcctccataacacctcagcagtgccacaggctgattgcctccatgccacgccgcattgtaGCAGTCCTTTCTGCAGAAGGATtgccgaccaagtattgagtgcataactgaacataattatttgaaggttgactttttttgtattaaaaacacttttttattggtcggatgaaatatgctaattttttgagataggaattttgggttttcatgagctgtatccaaaatcatcagtattaaaacaataaaagacctgaaatatttcagttggtgtgcaatgaatctaaaatatatgaaagttaaatttgtatcattatggaaaataatgaactttatcacatatgctaatttttttagaaggacctgtacacacaagctctctgtttaggatt encodes:
- the LOC137089838 gene encoding ribonuclease H-like encodes the protein MPAAAVNAQEPQQQHLTCQRYFEPNACQGMPTAYVDGCFYNHDGILKAGAGVLWVNDQLCPTQHFKLGPQSSQYAKIAAILIALQIASAHDIRELLICSDSNYARLSSMCHLPSWKENGFKTANNKPVKHQHQFQECDNITTTHDLTVYWKKVKGHSKLPGRDNDLNDQSDALA